A portion of the Streptomyces sp. YPW6 genome contains these proteins:
- the tuf gene encoding elongation factor Tu — MSKTAYVRTKPHLNIGTMGHVDHGKTTLTAAITKVLSERGGSSTSYVSFDRIDRAPEEAQRGITINIAHVEYETDTRHYAHVDMPGHADYIKNMVTGAAQLDGAILVVSALDGIMPQTAEHVLLARQVGVDHIVVALNKADAGDPELTDLVELEVRELLSAHGYGGDTVPVVRVSGLKALEGDPRWTAAIEGLLDAVDTYVPMPVRYTDAPFLLSVENVLTITGRGTVVTGAVERGTVRVGDRVQVLGADVETVVTGLETFGKPMESAEAGDNVALLLRGVERDRVRRGHVVAAPGSVTPSRRFTAQVYVLSAREGGRTTPVATGYRPQFYIRTADVVGDVDLGEAAVARPGDTVTMTVELGRDVPLESGLGFAIREGGRTVGAGTVTELL; from the coding sequence TCACCGCCGCCATCACCAAGGTCCTCAGCGAGCGCGGCGGCAGCTCCACCTCCTACGTGTCCTTCGACCGGATCGACCGGGCCCCCGAGGAGGCCCAGCGCGGCATCACCATCAACATCGCGCACGTCGAGTACGAGACCGACACCCGCCACTACGCGCACGTCGACATGCCCGGCCACGCCGACTACATCAAGAACATGGTCACGGGTGCGGCGCAGCTCGACGGGGCGATCCTCGTCGTCTCCGCGCTCGACGGGATCATGCCGCAGACCGCCGAGCACGTCCTGCTGGCCCGTCAAGTGGGCGTCGACCACATCGTCGTCGCCCTCAACAAGGCCGACGCGGGAGACCCCGAGCTGACCGACCTGGTCGAGCTGGAGGTCCGCGAGCTGCTCTCCGCGCACGGGTACGGCGGCGACACCGTCCCCGTGGTCCGGGTCTCCGGGCTCAAGGCGCTGGAGGGCGACCCGCGATGGACGGCGGCCATCGAAGGACTGCTGGACGCCGTCGACACGTACGTACCGATGCCGGTGCGCTACACCGACGCCCCGTTCCTGCTGTCCGTCGAGAACGTCCTGACCATCACCGGCCGGGGCACCGTCGTCACCGGTGCCGTCGAGCGCGGCACCGTCCGCGTCGGTGACCGGGTCCAGGTGCTGGGCGCGGACGTCGAGACCGTCGTCACCGGACTGGAGACCTTCGGCAAGCCGATGGAGTCCGCCGAGGCCGGGGACAACGTCGCGCTGCTGCTGCGCGGGGTGGAGCGCGACCGGGTCCGGCGCGGCCACGTCGTGGCCGCGCCCGGCAGCGTCACGCCCAGCCGCCGGTTCACCGCGCAGGTGTACGTGCTGTCGGCGAGGGAGGGCGGCCGGACCACCCCGGTCGCCACCGGCTACCGGCCGCAGTTCTACATCCGTACGGCGGACGTCGTCGGGGACGTCGACCTCGGCGAGGCCGCGGTCGCGCGCCCCGGCGACACGGTCACCATGACCGTCGAGCTGGGCCGCGACGTGCCGCTGGAGTCCGGCCTCGGCTTCGCGATCCGCGAGGGCGGCCGCACGGTCGGCGCGGGAACGGTCACCGAGCTGCTCTGA
- a CDS encoding spermidine synthase, whose product MNEPIPVIREVDCGTARLLPDVDRDRAWLLTVDDAPQSYVDLDDPSHLEFEYVRRLAHVVDGAAEPGAPLDVLHLGGGALTLPRYVAAARPGSRQDVVDADRGLLGLVREHLPLPGGSGITLHAADARARLEATAPASVDLLIADVFGGSRVPAHLTSVEYARAAGRALRADGIYAANLADSAPFAFLRSQVANFAAVFPELALVGEPAVLRGRRFGNVVLLASYAPIDVDPLVRRCAADAFPARVTHGAALARFTDGARPVADADAVASPEPPDGAFSVG is encoded by the coding sequence GTGAACGAGCCGATACCCGTCATCCGCGAGGTCGACTGCGGCACCGCCCGGCTGCTGCCCGACGTGGACCGCGACCGGGCCTGGCTGCTCACGGTCGACGACGCGCCCCAGTCCTACGTCGACCTCGACGACCCGTCCCATCTGGAGTTCGAGTACGTGAGACGGCTCGCCCACGTCGTGGACGGCGCGGCGGAGCCGGGCGCGCCGCTGGACGTCCTGCACCTGGGCGGCGGCGCGCTGACCCTGCCCCGCTATGTGGCGGCGGCCCGCCCCGGCTCGCGGCAGGACGTCGTCGACGCCGACCGGGGGCTGCTGGGGCTGGTCCGGGAACATCTGCCGCTGCCCGGCGGGAGCGGCATCACCCTGCACGCGGCCGACGCCCGTGCGCGGCTGGAGGCGACGGCTCCCGCCTCCGTCGACCTCCTGATCGCGGACGTCTTCGGAGGCTCCCGGGTTCCGGCGCACCTCACGTCCGTCGAGTACGCGCGGGCGGCCGGGAGGGCCCTGCGCGCGGACGGGATCTACGCGGCCAACCTGGCCGACAGCGCGCCGTTCGCCTTCCTCCGCTCGCAGGTGGCGAACTTCGCCGCCGTCTTCCCGGAGCTGGCGCTGGTCGGGGAACCGGCCGTGCTGCGCGGGCGGCGCTTCGGCAACGTCGTCCTGCTCGCCTCGTACGCGCCGATCGACGTGGACCCGCTCGTCCGCCGCTGCGCCGCTGACGCCTTCCCGGCGCGGGTCACCCACGGCGCCGCGCTGGCCCGGTTCACCGACGGGGCCCGTCCGGTGGCGGACGCGGACGCGGTCGCCTCGCCCGAACCGCCCGACGGGGCCTTCAGCGTCGGCTGA
- a CDS encoding DUF4442 domain-containing protein: MTVGEMLVATVPMARTLNLEFLETTPERAVVRLPDQADYHNHVGGPHAGAMFTLAESASGAIVIAAFGDQMSRAVPLAVKAEIGYKKLAMGEVTATATLGRPIADVVAELDAGQRPEFPVAIEITRADGAVTGEMTVVWTLRPNG; encoded by the coding sequence ATGACCGTGGGCGAGATGCTCGTCGCGACGGTTCCGATGGCCCGGACCCTCAACCTCGAATTCCTGGAGACCACCCCGGAGCGGGCCGTCGTCCGCCTGCCCGACCAGGCGGATTACCACAACCACGTCGGCGGACCCCACGCCGGAGCGATGTTCACGCTCGCCGAGTCCGCCAGCGGCGCGATCGTCATCGCGGCCTTCGGGGACCAGATGTCGCGGGCCGTGCCGCTCGCCGTGAAGGCCGAGATCGGCTACAAGAAGCTCGCCATGGGCGAGGTCACCGCCACCGCGACCCTTGGCCGCCCGATCGCCGACGTGGTCGCCGAGCTGGACGCCGGACAGCGGCCGGAATTCCCCGTCGCCATCGAGATCACCCGCGCCGACGGTGCGGTCACCGGCGAGATGACCGTCGTGTGGACCCTGCGCCCCAACGGCTGA
- a CDS encoding gamma carbonic anhydrase family protein, whose protein sequence is MAEQALITGMGGKEPDIDVDAFLAPTSVVIGEVTLAPGSSVWYQAVLRADCGPITLGRDSNIQDNCSVHTDPGFPLTVGARVSVGHNAVLHGCVIEDDVLVGMGATVLNGAHIGAGSLVAAQALVPQGMRVPPGSLVAGVPAKVKRPLTAEELESIRFNAAGYVELAKAHREAHSG, encoded by the coding sequence ATGGCGGAGCAGGCGTTGATCACGGGCATGGGCGGCAAGGAGCCGGACATCGACGTGGACGCTTTTCTGGCCCCGACCTCCGTGGTGATCGGCGAGGTGACGCTCGCCCCGGGGTCCAGCGTCTGGTACCAGGCCGTGCTGCGTGCCGACTGCGGCCCCATCACGCTGGGGCGCGACAGCAACATCCAGGACAACTGCAGCGTGCACACCGACCCCGGGTTCCCGCTCACGGTGGGCGCGCGGGTCTCGGTCGGCCACAACGCGGTGCTGCACGGCTGTGTGATCGAGGACGACGTGCTGGTCGGCATGGGCGCCACGGTGCTCAACGGAGCCCACATCGGCGCGGGTTCCCTGGTCGCGGCGCAGGCTCTGGTCCCGCAGGGGATGCGGGTGCCACCGGGCTCGCTCGTCGCGGGGGTGCCCGCGAAGGTGAAGCGGCCGCTGACCGCCGAGGAGTTGGAGAGCATCCGCTTCAACGCCGCGGGATACGTGGAGCTGGCGAAGGCGCACCGCGAGGCGCACAGCGGCTGA
- a CDS encoding acyltransferase: MPKNRNTFSLLARLPRRAASRAVHLGWAWAQRAGAVTAEHPGRLRFGAIGAGTRLAFPQGTVFGEPWIELGAHCIIGEQVTLTAGMMPDLDLGPDPILTLGDGVVLGRGSHVIADTTVTIGSDTYCGPYVYITSTNHSYDDPHEPVGRQWPRMEPVAIGPGCWIGTGAVILPGARLGRNVVVAAGAVVRGEVPDHAVVAGAPARVVRSWDPERGWQPPLRTPAPVPIPEGVTPEQLLALAELDEVRETP, encoded by the coding sequence GTGCCGAAGAACCGAAACACGTTCTCCCTCCTCGCCCGCCTCCCGCGCCGCGCCGCCTCCCGCGCGGTCCACCTCGGCTGGGCCTGGGCGCAGCGGGCGGGCGCGGTCACCGCCGAGCACCCCGGGCGGCTGCGGTTCGGCGCGATCGGCGCGGGCACCCGGCTCGCCTTCCCGCAGGGCACCGTGTTCGGGGAGCCGTGGATCGAGCTGGGCGCGCACTGCATCATCGGCGAGCAGGTCACCCTCACCGCGGGAATGATGCCGGACCTGGACCTGGGGCCCGACCCGATCCTCACCCTGGGCGACGGGGTGGTGCTGGGCCGTGGCAGCCATGTGATCGCCGACACGACGGTGACCATCGGCTCGGACACGTACTGCGGTCCGTACGTCTACATCACGTCGACCAACCACAGCTACGACGACCCGCACGAGCCCGTGGGCAGGCAGTGGCCCCGGATGGAGCCGGTGGCGATCGGGCCCGGCTGCTGGATCGGCACCGGCGCGGTGATCCTGCCCGGGGCCCGGCTCGGCCGGAACGTGGTGGTCGCGGCGGGCGCCGTCGTCCGGGGCGAGGTCCCGGACCACGCGGTGGTCGCCGGAGCCCCCGCCCGCGTGGTGCGCAGCTGGGACCCGGAGAGGGGCTGGCAGCCGCCCCTGCGTACGCCGGCCCCCGTGCCGATCCCGGAGGGCGTCACGCCGGAGCAGTTGCTCGCCCTCGCCGAGCTGGACGAGGTGCGGGAAACCCCGTAG
- a CDS encoding helix-turn-helix domain-containing protein: protein MSDLDQLTQSLARNLKRWRGERGFTLDALAARAGVSRGMIIQIEQARTNPSVGTTVKLADALGVAITTLLDHEQGAQVRLVPESRAVRMWSTEAGSSTTLLVGAEARGPLELWTCRLVSGEGTTSDPHPEGTVELLHVTEGELTLLVDGFAHAVPAGTSATFEAHVPHGYRNEGGPPAVFTMAVAIPPVR, encoded by the coding sequence GTGTCCGACCTCGATCAGCTCACCCAGTCGCTGGCCCGCAACCTCAAGCGCTGGCGGGGTGAGCGCGGCTTCACCCTCGACGCCCTCGCGGCGCGCGCCGGAGTGAGCCGAGGGATGATCATCCAGATCGAGCAGGCGCGGACGAACCCCAGCGTCGGGACCACGGTGAAGCTGGCCGACGCGCTCGGCGTCGCCATCACCACGCTCCTCGACCACGAGCAGGGGGCCCAGGTCCGGCTGGTCCCGGAGAGCCGGGCCGTGCGCATGTGGTCCACCGAGGCGGGCAGTTCCACCACGCTGCTCGTCGGGGCGGAGGCCCGCGGCCCGCTCGAACTGTGGACCTGCCGACTGGTGTCCGGGGAGGGCACCACGTCCGACCCGCACCCCGAGGGCACCGTCGAACTCCTCCACGTCACCGAGGGGGAACTGACCCTCCTCGTCGACGGCTTCGCCCATGCCGTCCCCGCCGGGACCTCCGCCACCTTCGAGGCGCACGTGCCGCACGGCTACCGCAACGAGGGCGGCCCTCCTGCGGTCTTCACCATGGCCGTCGCCATCCCGCCCGTCCGCTGA
- a CDS encoding YbaK/EbsC family protein produces the protein MRAPIGTFEDAAPATERLGLLPAPVVAALTAGWGEFTAEQFVHVDSDPAVADTAVFAEHHGVELLDTSANCVVVAGKRGQDVTLAACVVLSRTRVDVNGAVRKHLGARKASFAPMDTAVGESGMEYGGITPIGLPAAWPLLLDPAVVDEEWVLIGSGSRRGKLIVPGKALAALPGAVVVEGLGV, from the coding sequence ATGCGCGCACCCATCGGCACCTTCGAGGACGCCGCTCCCGCCACGGAACGGCTCGGCCTGCTCCCCGCCCCGGTCGTCGCGGCGCTGACCGCGGGCTGGGGCGAGTTCACCGCCGAGCAGTTCGTCCACGTCGACAGCGACCCGGCCGTGGCCGACACCGCCGTCTTCGCCGAGCACCACGGCGTCGAACTCCTCGACACGTCGGCCAACTGCGTCGTCGTGGCGGGCAAGCGCGGCCAGGACGTCACTCTCGCCGCCTGCGTGGTGCTCTCCCGCACCCGGGTCGACGTCAACGGCGCGGTGCGCAAGCACCTCGGCGCCCGCAAGGCCTCCTTCGCCCCCATGGACACGGCGGTCGGCGAGAGCGGCATGGAGTACGGCGGCATCACCCCCATCGGCCTGCCCGCCGCCTGGCCGCTCCTGCTGGACCCGGCCGTCGTGGACGAGGAATGGGTCCTGATCGGCAGCGGCAGCCGGCGCGGCAAACTCATCGTCCCCGGCAAGGCCCTCGCCGCTCTCCCGGGCGCGGTCGTCGTCGAGGGCCTGGGGGTCTGA
- a CDS encoding aminoglycoside N(3)-acetyltransferase — MPAVTDAGNVPGRARTAAALTALGVRPGDVLLVHASLRSLGPVADGARGVLDALRRAVGPSGTVVVPAFTPENSDTSPHYRERVRGLDAGAVDAVRAAMPAYDPVLTPAPSMGALAETVRTAAGAGRSAHPQTSFAALGPGAGRLLAGHRPDCHLGEDSPLARLYEADARILLLGTGYATCTAFHLGEYRMPGPPRRTYRCVVASRGGRRWWEYEDVALDDGDFAALGAAFEQAAAEGDVRTGSVGAAGCRLVRLRPAVDFATGWLTEHRTAGR, encoded by the coding sequence ATCCCCGCCGTGACGGACGCAGGGAACGTGCCCGGGAGGGCCCGGACGGCAGCCGCGCTGACCGCGCTCGGCGTTCGGCCCGGTGATGTCCTCCTGGTGCACGCCTCGCTGCGGTCGCTGGGGCCGGTGGCGGACGGGGCGCGGGGGGTGCTGGACGCGTTGCGCCGGGCCGTCGGCCCTTCGGGGACGGTGGTGGTCCCCGCCTTCACCCCGGAGAACTCCGACACCTCCCCGCACTACCGCGAGCGGGTGCGGGGCCTGGACGCCGGGGCCGTGGACGCCGTGCGCGCCGCGATGCCGGCGTACGACCCGGTGCTGACGCCCGCGCCGTCGATGGGCGCGCTGGCCGAGACCGTACGGACGGCGGCGGGGGCCGGGCGCAGCGCGCATCCGCAGACCTCGTTCGCCGCGCTCGGCCCCGGGGCGGGGCGGCTGCTCGCCGGGCACCGCCCCGACTGCCACCTCGGGGAGGACTCGCCACTGGCCCGGCTGTACGAGGCGGATGCCCGGATCCTGCTGCTCGGCACCGGCTACGCCACGTGTACGGCGTTCCACCTGGGCGAGTACCGGATGCCCGGACCGCCGCGCCGGACCTACCGCTGCGTGGTGGCGTCGCGGGGAGGGCGCCGCTGGTGGGAGTACGAGGATGTCGCCCTGGACGACGGGGACTTCGCCGCGCTGGGCGCGGCGTTCGAACAGGCCGCCGCCGAGGGGGACGTACGTACGGGAAGCGTGGGTGCGGCCGGGTGCCGGCTCGTCCGGCTCCGCCCCGCCGTCGACTTCGCCACGGGCTGGCTCACGGAGCACCGGACCGCCGGGCGTTGA
- a CDS encoding CoA-binding protein, translating into MDADARNNADGSRTGGGTADGEPGGGPVGPYADDATIGRILQETGDTWAVVGLSGNSSRAAWGVARVLQRFGKRVVPVHPKAETVHGEQGYASLADIPFPVDVVDVFVNSELAGAVADEAVAVGAKAVWFQLGVVDPDAFGRTRAAGLEMVMDRCPAIEIPRLGTRA; encoded by the coding sequence ATGGACGCAGACGCCAGGAACAACGCAGACGGCAGTCGCACGGGCGGCGGGACAGCAGACGGCGAGCCGGGCGGCGGCCCGGTGGGGCCGTACGCGGACGACGCGACGATCGGCCGGATTCTCCAGGAGACGGGCGACACCTGGGCGGTGGTGGGACTGTCGGGCAACTCCTCCCGGGCGGCGTGGGGCGTCGCCCGGGTCCTCCAGCGGTTCGGCAAGCGGGTAGTGCCGGTGCACCCGAAGGCCGAGACGGTGCACGGGGAGCAGGGGTACGCCTCGCTGGCGGACATCCCCTTCCCCGTGGACGTGGTGGACGTGTTCGTCAACAGCGAGCTGGCGGGCGCCGTCGCGGACGAGGCGGTGGCGGTGGGCGCGAAGGCGGTGTGGTTCCAGCTCGGCGTCGTGGACCCGGACGCCTTCGGGCGGACGCGCGCGGCGGGCCTGGAGATGGTCATGGACCGGTGCCCCGCGATCGAGATTCCGCGGCTCGGCACGCGCGCCTGA
- a CDS encoding YigZ family protein, whose product MQEQYRTVARAGVHESEINRSRFLCSLAPAATEEEAQDFVARVRKEHPAASHNCFAYVIGADASVQKASDDGEPGGTAGVPMLQMLMRREVRYVVAVVTRYYGGVKLGAGGLIRAYGGVVGEALDALGTLTRQRFRLATIRVDHQRAGKLENDLRATGRDVREVRYAEAVTIGIGLPDADVEAFTAWLADTTAGTATLELGGEAYGDVAP is encoded by the coding sequence ATGCAGGAGCAGTACCGGACCGTCGCCCGCGCGGGTGTGCACGAGAGCGAGATCAACCGATCCCGCTTCCTCTGCTCGCTCGCCCCCGCCGCAACCGAGGAGGAAGCGCAGGACTTCGTCGCCCGCGTCCGCAAGGAGCACCCGGCCGCCTCCCACAACTGCTTCGCGTACGTGATCGGCGCCGACGCCTCCGTGCAGAAGGCGAGCGACGACGGCGAACCCGGCGGCACCGCGGGCGTCCCCATGCTGCAGATGCTGATGCGGCGGGAGGTGCGGTACGTCGTCGCGGTCGTCACCCGCTACTACGGCGGGGTCAAACTCGGGGCGGGCGGGCTGATCCGGGCGTACGGGGGCGTGGTCGGCGAAGCCCTCGACGCGCTCGGCACCCTCACCCGGCAGCGCTTCCGGCTCGCCACGATCCGGGTCGACCACCAGCGGGCCGGAAAGCTGGAGAACGACCTGCGGGCCACCGGGCGCGACGTCCGCGAGGTGCGGTACGCCGAGGCCGTCACCATCGGGATCGGACTGCCGGACGCCGATGTCGAGGCGTTCACCGCCTGGCTGGCCGACACGACCGCGGGCACCGCGACCCTGGAGCTGGGCGGCGAGGCGTACGGGGACGTGGCCCCCTGA
- a CDS encoding exonuclease SbcCD subunit D produces the protein MRLLHTSDWHLGRSFHRVSLLDAQAAYLDHLVATVEEREVDAVLVAGDVYDRAVPPLTAVELFDRALHRLAAAGVPTVMISGNHDSARRLGVGAGLFERAGIHLRTDPEGCATPVVLADDHGDVAFYGLPYLEPALVKDVLGAGKAGHEAVLTAAMDRVRADLATRPAGTRSVVLAHAFVAGGEPSDSERDITVGGVAAVPAGVFDGVDYAALGHLHGSQRVTARVRYSGSPLAYSFSEADHRKTMWLVDLDARGDIAAEERVDCPVERPLARLRGRLDTLLEDPALDRHEHAWVEATLTDPVRPADPMARLARRFPHTLSLVFDPERPPDDPGASYAQRLKGRDDHQIAEDFVAHVRGGSGPSDLERTVLRGAFDDVRVDGTVREVSR, from the coding sequence GTGAGGCTGCTGCACACCTCGGACTGGCACCTGGGCAGGTCCTTCCACCGCGTCTCCCTGCTGGATGCCCAGGCCGCCTACCTCGATCATCTGGTGGCCACCGTCGAGGAGCGCGAGGTGGACGCCGTCCTCGTCGCGGGCGACGTCTACGACCGGGCCGTACCGCCGCTCACCGCCGTCGAGCTGTTCGACCGGGCGCTGCACCGGCTCGCCGCCGCCGGTGTCCCCACCGTGATGATCTCCGGCAACCACGACTCGGCCCGCCGGCTCGGCGTCGGCGCCGGACTCTTCGAACGCGCCGGGATCCATCTGCGGACCGACCCCGAGGGCTGCGCCACCCCCGTGGTGCTCGCCGACGACCACGGCGACGTGGCGTTCTACGGGCTGCCCTACCTGGAACCGGCCCTGGTCAAGGACGTCCTGGGGGCGGGCAAGGCCGGTCACGAGGCGGTGCTCACCGCCGCCATGGACCGGGTCCGCGCCGACCTCGCCACCCGCCCCGCCGGAACCCGCTCCGTCGTCCTCGCGCACGCCTTCGTGGCGGGCGGCGAGCCCAGCGACAGCGAACGCGACATCACCGTCGGCGGGGTCGCCGCCGTCCCCGCCGGGGTCTTCGACGGCGTCGACTACGCGGCCCTCGGCCATCTCCACGGCTCCCAGCGGGTCACGGCCAGGGTCCGCTACTCCGGCTCCCCGCTCGCCTACTCCTTCTCCGAGGCCGACCACCGCAAGACCATGTGGCTCGTCGACCTCGACGCCCGCGGGGACATCGCCGCCGAGGAACGCGTCGACTGCCCCGTGGAGCGGCCCCTCGCCCGGCTCCGCGGCCGGCTCGACACCCTCCTGGAGGACCCCGCCCTGGACCGCCACGAGCACGCCTGGGTCGAGGCCACCCTCACCGACCCGGTGCGCCCCGCCGACCCCATGGCCCGCCTCGCCCGGCGCTTCCCGCACACCCTCAGCCTCGTCTTCGACCCCGAACGGCCGCCGGACGACCCGGGGGCCTCCTACGCGCAGCGCCTCAAGGGCCGCGACGACCATCAGATCGCCGAGGACTTCGTCGCCCACGTGCGCGGCGGCAGCGGACCCAGCGACCTCGAACGCACCGTGCTGCGCGGCGCGTTCGACGACGTCCGGGTGGACGGGACCGTGCGCGAGGTGTCCCGGTGA